The genomic window AGCGATGTGCGTGATGATGCCAAGCAAAGAGGCTAGCATCAACACcaagggagggggctgcgGAAGCGCAGATGTAACGTCTGACCGCTTCGCTTTCACAGGGGGGCATGCTGTCGAAAAGGTCGTTGGCGTCGCAGGCGGCTTCCCaagctcttcctcctcttcctcctctgtcacCCGCCGCCCCTCGCTGGGGGCAGCGAGAACTGGACTTGCTACTACAGGCTGACGCACTGTCGAGGACAGCGAAGCGCCTTCCTCCGCTCCTGTTGAGCCCTCGCTGTCTCTGCGCAATAGCGCAGGCAAGTCGTCCTGCAAAACAGCGGTGGAAGCGGACAGTACCGCAGATGCAAACACAGGTAGAATGTGGCGAGGCATCATCGTAGCGGTAGATCGGGCGGCCGgtgccacggcgctgctATCCACTACCGCTAACGTCTCCGCGACCCTGCTGCAGCCCCCCATCGATTcgagctgctggtgctgcagccgcagccacaaGTAGCAGAGCACGCATTGCACACTGTGTCGACTCGCCGCATCAGCAGGGAGAAGGGCCACAAGGTCCTCCAGCCACGTGGCAGGAATGGCATTCGTCGCGCCCTTCTTGTCATTAGGGTCCACAATACAGAGAAACATGTGAGCAGCCGTGTACAAGTGCACGTTGGGTGCTCTGCCCGCTGGGTGAGAAGCCGCCGACGTTGCCCCATCCGCATTCGACGCCTCCGTCTCGTCGTGGCCCTCTACGCTGCATTTGTAAAGTAGTGAGAGCGCAAGTGAGAGCCAGGCGTGCCGCGACGCCGCCTCGCTCATGTTCAGGTAGTTGCGCTGGGCGGTGCGCACCAGGTCACGCACCTCCGTGTCTACCCTCTGCATGACTTCGTGCATCGCCGCTGTGGACGCCGCACTGCCTGCATCACCTTCCACGGCTTCCAAAATGTGAAAGCCTCGACCCTCCGCGGGTTGTGAAGCTGTGCTCGTGGTGGAGAATCGGCGGGCCCAGTAGTGGGCAAGCATGTGCCACTCCACGTACTTGGCAGCCTCGATAACAAGCGCCAGGGAAGGATagcgtgctgccgccgcctggaACATCTCCTTGCCCATCTGATACGTCTCCAGTCGCGCCAGGCGTgcccacagcagcggcagcgtcgggGTGTACTGCAGCGCTTTCTGTAACAGCGCGCGCTGGTCCTGCGAGGAGGGCACGTAGTGGACCAGGCGCAGCCACAGATCCTCGCTCGACGGGCACGCCAGTACCGCCCGCTGGAGACACGGCACCTGCTCGAGCGGTGGTACGCAGCCCAGCAGCTGTGTCcagagctcctcctccgttggGCACGCCGTCGTGGCTTCCTCAAGCAGGCGGCGTCGACCGGTGTGGTTATCTTTGGCGAGGtagcgcagccgctcctcccaGATGCGCTTGCCTTTCCTGCCAGTCACAGCGCACCCATCCACGAGCGTCTGATACGCGCGACGCGTCATTCCCATCTCACGGTaggcgcgtgcgtgggtaATCCACGTCGTCTGCTCCTCAGTCGACCCCATCGCAAGAACACTGTGCAGACCGGCCTGTACAGCAGATGCCTTGCCTTTCAGAACGTCGTAGGCGGTGAGAACACGCTCCTCAGCAAAGACGTGCTCCTCGGCAGCCTCGCCCTCTTCCGCCCgagcgctgcgcaccactAGCGGGATTGAGGTACCTGGGGCAGACGCTGATGGTAGCAGGTTCGCTGTTGTCAACAGCCCAGATGGTGGGGGCCCTGAGGTGGCGCTCTGTGAGCCTGCAGTGGTGGTTGACTCTGCGGCACTGGCAGAGGACACGGCTTCGAGCGTGGCAAGGTCCTCCAGCGAGAGCTTCACCTTCGCCggagcgctgccgtctgcactgctgcttgGCACCCCGCTGGTGTGGCGCCCGCCGGCCagactcgctgctgccccgtCGTCTGCGCGCCTTAGCTTCCGTGTGCGCTCCTCCAGACGCTCCATTGCGGCGAAGAAATCACTCTCGTCTGGCGTCATCTTTGTCATCGTGTTGACGCCGGTGGTGAGCTCAGCTGTTGTGACGAAGCCCTTCGCCCCGCGACCGGCACCGTATTGATAGCCTTTCGGTGGGTGTGGTGCATGCCAGTCCACCttggcgagcagctgctcataTTTGTCATGCTTTTCTTTCATTCTCTCACACGGGGATTACACGGAAAACTGAGATGGAGGCCaggcaagagagacagagagaccgCCAATAAGCAgtggaagaaggggggaagaaggtTACCTCCTGGGCACCACCCCTGCACAGCTGCCAAGCACTTTCTCGTCCTCgactcttttctttcgtccTAGGTGCGCGTCAACTCCACGCCGATGCGTAGTGACCCTTTTCATGCGCGGTTGGCTGATTGGGCATAcattgtggtggtgggggggggagttgCATACAAGTGAGGTGAATCAGtcaagagaggagagcaaaatggcggaggaggatggATGCAAGATGGTgtcccagcagcagtgccggaGGGTGGCCATTGATGTCCGTCCATCACGGAATATTGAGCAACGCCTGGGTGAGCCTTGGCATTTAAGCGCCACGGTGGCGACCTTGGCACACATGCCCTGCGGCAGGACGCACAGAACAGCACCCGGCCATTACAGCGGTAACAACCGCCCGCGACGCGAGATATTTTCGGCTTCCTTAGCCGGGCAGTGTTGTCGCTCTGATGTGCCGAAAAGGAAAGTAAGGCTCGCTTACCAGAGCCtcgctctcgccctctctctctctctatctttTCAGCCATCATTACCCCCAACGAACGCACCGTGTACTTGGCTCTGCGTAACTCGCTCCAGACTGCTCTGGCGTTGGTagtggcagctgcggccaCTTCGtggcctcttttttttttttgctttcatGAGATCACTGCCCATCCAACACTTCAGCCACATACTTGAGTTCGTCTGCCGTGGCCTCCAATCGGAGGCGCACCGCTTTCTGTGCGAGCTAagcatctctctttcccttcctccgcACCCCACCCTACCCCCGCTCGCGCGCCATCAGacacaaagcagcagctcaaGAACCCCAGCACACGCctacacgagagagagagagagacagggacTGGTGAACCAAAAAAGAAGGAGCATAGGCAAGACACCGGTATAACCAGCGAGCGCACGCCACCTCTTTTTGCCTTCCTGACAGGAAAAAACAAACGCGATACATCCCACGACCGCACTTACACAACTCAGCAGACACTCGCATGAACCGCgtagtgcagcagcggcaccttgAGTGAGAAGAACAGCTGGTGAAATGCAGTAAGGTAGAACAGTgtcgactctctctctggtgcTCATCTTTGTGCACTCCCCGTGTtgtagctgctgcggcactaACGCgggcgcacctcctcgaggTAGTCGTCGTTGTACATatcgcggcgctgctccagcgaGGCACCCATCCGATCCACACGCGCGTcgagcagcgactgcagacGCATCCCCTGCCACCCTGTGTAGATGATCATGACAGCGTACATCCAGTAGAACCAGCGAAAGTCAATTTTCTGGAGTGGTCCCTTTGCCTGTGCGTACTTGATGAGGCTTTCCCGCAGAACGTTCGTGTCCACGTCCTTGAAGTCTTCGGGGTTGATCTTGCCCTTGTTGATGCGCGACTGACGGATGTAGCGCCGCATGGCTCCGTAGTTGCTATGCGAGTACGTGATGAAGCGCGGCAAATCAATTACCAGGTAGGCCGCATCCCGTATCGCACATTGCAGCTTGTTCGTGGCCGGGTTCCAGTGTGTGCACGTCAGGATGTCGTGCTGGAGAGTGCGCGTCGCCGTTCGCACAAACGACGGAGATGGAGTACCTGCCATGAATGCGTGTCTCAGCCAAGGTGAAGGGGAAAGGTATGTAAGGAGAGACTAGGTAGGTAAAACAGGACACAAAAGCCCAAGGTCTAGTTGGGTTGACTTtccaccccctttttcacGCGCGTCGGCGGAGTGAAGAGCAAAGGTCGTCCAGTGCTGTGCAGAACAGCCAGCATCCCTGGTGCGCGACTGGGTCGCGAAGGCTGACGTGATTGGGTGCGGCGCAACgtgaggaaaggaggaaaaagagaaggcagtTTGAGACATGAACGAAGGAAATGTGGTGGGTTGTGGATGGGTCAGTGTGGAGGTGGAAAGGTGattcgagagagagacagagagagtgggaaGACAAGTCACACGACCAGCATCAGCACAGACTGCATTAGGGTGAGTAAgaagaacgaggaagaggcgcagcgatTGTGCGTGAAATACAAAAAGCCTTGAGACGTATCTTACCTGCCAAtcaccccgccccctcctcttccttcgtcctctccccctcgcttcAACCGCTGCGCGCAGCTATCGCACACATACTCACTCGAGACGCTCTGCCGGTCACGTCGCGGAGGGTGAACGTAGCGCGGCAGTGagtgggaaaaaaaagagagaggggaggcgtaCGGGGAAGTAAATGCCTTTATCTCGCCATGTTACCAACTTGTCATTTTTGTCCTTTCCAGTCGCTCGTGTGTTCGTTGGCAtcattttcttctcccttttaCAGCTTCACTTTTGCTGCAACCATGGCGTGATTCACTGGCCGAATAAACACCAGCTCATGACTCTTGATGGTGAGCTGGAGATTgaatgtgtgcgtgggggagagggtatgcagtgcggcagcgaggcTTTTGTTGTAGCAGACATCTgcactccttcctcttcccccccccctcctcctcgcactACGGCAAGTAGCAACACAATCATGtacgcgcgcgcacgagcAGGTGCATACTCCCCATTAACAGAGTGAATCGACCGAaatatatatgtatatataaAGTCCTCTAAGAGAGTGCAAAGCAGTTCATGGAAAGAAACCCAGACATGCACAGTGGCCCAAAgagaacgaagagaaaagcacCACTGTGCTTTCTACCCTACAACATCGACGGAAGCCTGAATCACATCGCCTTGGCAGCCAATGTCCCCCAGATAGGGCTGTAGCAAGCACGCAAAGAACTGCGCATCCACCACAAGCTCCCCAACACGCTCGCGCACTACATCACAGAGGCCCTCCACATCTGCataggcgctgctgccgccacgtgAAGCAACAAGATGCGAAGCGTCACTGAATGGATGGCCATTGCAGCCATCGCGCGGCATGGCACGCAccgcgacagcgccgtcaaTCTGAATCACATTCGATGAAAGCGTCCAGATGGCTGTCTGGATGTGCTGCCGAGACGGGACCAAGTCCAGCAGGCGTCCGAACACGGCATCGCGCACGACCACCTTAGAGAGCTCCCGCTTGTCCATCGTCGACAGTAACGGGACAGCGGCATTTgtagagggaagaggcgacAGAGCTACAGACGAAGGAGAGTGCCGAACAAACAGCTCCGTCGACGTCGGACGACTgccacgctgcggcggcgtcatgTAGCCCAGACCAGCGGCTTCCCCTGTCTCCCCATGAGAAGTGTCGTTCCCGTATGCAGTGCAGTGGCCATATTGCTCTGCTGCGTGTGGAGGGGATGGCCATGACTGGGCACGCTCTGATGAGATAGAGTTGCGCGCCGTGATAGAGTATGCACGGTGCCGTAGCTTGTAGAGAAGGCTGAAGCGGACGAGTCGGGCACCCTCTGAGTCCGCAGCGGAAAGCTGCGGAGGCCCTACTATAACGTTGTTGCCCGAGTACCTTGGGGAGTGAGTTGCGTGCGCCATGGGTTAGGGTTAGAAGCCGCTCAGCTAGCGCTCTCCGAAGGCGAATGTGAAAGACGAAGCACCAACACGCTCACCCTCTCGGCACTCTTGTCACGAGTAGTTGATTGGtgagtgaaggagagaaaacaacagaagacgagacacacgcagagaagcacaaccAGAGACGAACGAAAGTAACGCGCGCCAaaacatgcacgcacacacacagagagagagagagagagttcCGCTTCTCTACTCcagtggagggaggaagccTGATGATAAAGCTTACGGTATGCGCTTACAGAGAAACGGTAGACTGGGCTCAACCTCCTCGCCGACAAGGGCGTCGTTCTCCTTTGAGTATAAGATacaagagaaggagctggCGAGTGACGAGTGAAGCGCGTAGTGGCCTTTTTGGACAATCGAGTAAGGCGCCTTAGCTGCCTTGTGTGTTGAGTCCCCTACCTGCCCTGGTTGGGTGCCGTGGCTGCACAGTACCAGTCGGAAACAGAGactcacagagagagagggggggcaacGAGTattgtgtgggtgtgggtgggacAGCAGAAACAACGAAAAGACAAAACCTCCAGAgcgaggagaaagagaaggtgaagtGAGAGGGCTACCATGTCGGTACGAATTGTATGGGTAGAAGGCAAGATGCAGCTGGAAGCGTCCTCACACATACCTGTGCAGAagtgaagggagggaggaagggggcctCCGGCCTCCCGCCCCACCGTCCTGCCAGAGAATCGAACATCAGCGCACGTCCGTCTCTTGCTGCACGAGATACACGCCCGAGGTCGACCACAAAGCACGCGCACCCTACGAGAGtaaaacagaaaaagaggagagtaCCGGGACGCgcgcgtagcagcagcagcagcagcagcagacgcccAGCAAGAGTCCTTTGCTTCTGGCCATGCAGGCCATGCATATGTCTTGAGATTCCCCAACGACGCACACTACCAAGATCACCTTTCTGTCTCCCCTCTAGACCCACTCTCCATccaacagaaagagagagagtgcgcTGGGGAATGCGCTGCAACTGCTTTAGGGGGGAGcaaaggcgcacacgcacttcCACAAGAAGGCCTCCATATCCACCATTGGCATCAACGGCCCCCGCGCTGCAGTGCTTGTGCCCGGCGCAGCTGAAACGACCAGGGACGAGGTACTGAGAGGCAGTGTCACCTGTCGTGTGGAAAGGTCGGttccacgcacgcactccagcagcactgtACCGCCTACCATGGTCATCTTTACATGTGCCACCGGTGCCGATGACACAAAGAGCTCTGGCAAGGAGATGTGAAGGCTGATTTGCGTGCCAGGcctcacctccgcctcgacAAGCGTACCGAGTCCACCGCCTGTGAAGAAAGACTCCTGCAGAGATCGAAGTTGGGTGGCAAAGGTGTCCAGCACAACAGCGCACACCAAGCGGTTCGCCGCATGCAGCCCACCACTCAGTCCTTCCTGGGCAAAAGCCACTTTCAGAAAGTTGCGCAGTGCCTCACGATCATGAGGCACAACCTGTACAAAAGACGCAGGCGCGGATGCGTCAGATAATGGCGAGGTAGACTCGGCTGGGCCGTGAACACTACCGTGAGCTATCGAAGGAGCTAGAGCAGCTGTGGTAGGTGCAGCTGGGGGGACAGGCGGGGCCTGTGCATGAGGCACCGCCAATGCTGTCTTCGAGGTCACGAGTGATgcaccggcgctggtggtgaaAAGATTCCAGTGGAGCTCGATGAGCACCCACTGTCGGCGCCGCACGTCATAGGTGAGATCCAGGAAGAGTCCAtgctgcacgcacacacgcacgatcCCGTCCTCAGCGCAGACGAACTCGACGTAGACTACACCCGAAAGGAATGCATCTTGTTGCGACTCGGTAAAACTCTGCAGGGCCTCGCGCAAGGCAACTCGGTACGCGGCGACATCGCGGGCAACCCACggcacctcgcgcagcaaATGGGCCTTGGTGTGCACACACCAAGCTCTCCTCAACATAAAACGCTCGGCCTCTGAGttgagctgcgcaagctcCTGAACAGCAGGGGAAACGTACAGCGGCGCGCACACGGCGTTCACACGTGGCAACAGCGCGGAGCGGGAAGTGTAAAGGGCGAAGCGacgcttgcgctgctgcgtggccAGCAGGTCCCAATAGTTTAGCGGATCTGGTGCCACCGCTGTAGACACTGAAAAGGATGCAGCGGAGTCGCTGGCCTCATCACGTGGTCGTTTGCCAGCAGCGGAAGTCGCAGCTGCGTTCGGACGACGACGGTACACGATATTCACATTGCGACTAAAAGCGTGCAGGACACCTTCAGCGAGAGGCACGAGaatcagcagcggctggatGCAGCACACGTTGCTTGTTTCCGACACGGAAGCGTGCGTCCCTGCCTCGTGCAGGCCACCACCCTGACCCTGCACCACTGCGACCGGCGGGGCCGTACCTTGGAAGCACTGTACAATGCGATCAAAGCGGCGCAGTGCTATCATGAGTACAGGATTCTGACGCAGCGTCTCACAGCTCACACCACAGGCGTCATCCTCCTCGGGATCGGCCGTTGCTAAGCTCCCTGATGAGAGGCGAGATACCTCCGCGACCCCCGTGTGCGCGCGACGACGATCGGTACGTGCCGAAAAATGAACAAGAAGGTGCTTGACGCGCTGCAGTCGTTGTAAGCGCTGTCGGAACTCCGCCACGTCAGCCTCCGTCAGCGGCACTGCCTCGTCAGCCGTATCGATGGTGCGTCGTGAGCCCGCCATATAgtgcgtagcagcagcgctatcCGCAGTGAAGCCGCTGCCTCCATCCTCTACCTTGACTAcgctgccctcctcgacGCCACAACCTGCGTTAGAGGGGATATCGCTGGTCATGCCGGTAGATTGAATGtcctcacgcagctgcaccacgtAGTCAGCCAACAGACGCCCCACCGCTGTCGTGATCATTTTTACACTTGCGCCACCGACGGAGCCACGCCACTGCAGGCCAGGCGCCTGCGCTACGGACTCGCCATGAGATACCATGAAGCTTGGCCTAGGATGAAGCTTAAAGTAGACATAGAGAATGTGCCCACACGTACGAAGACGCACTCcctacgcacacgcacacttcaAGCACGCATGCGGTCTATATTCTCGTGCACTTCAACCGCTCCTGAGTAGCGCTGAAGAGCGAATTCGCCAGAGAGACAAGCAGGAGGAGACAGTGCTGAAAAAGAAAgggtgtgggagagagaaagagacatCAACtacagaaagagggagaaatcCCCTTCGGTGAGCAGACACTACGTCGGGGGGAGGAGCTGTTGTGGTGGCAAGTCCACTCTTGTCCAATACTCATCagctcttcgtcttccttCGCCCCTTTCGGCCACTGAGAGGCGCACAAAGGGGCGGCATGCATTGCGTGCCGCGTGGGCGAGTGTTCCTgtgggaggagaagctggTATCCTGATAGAGGCGGAGCCTGTCCCTCAGCAGCACTGACTACTCCGTCGGCTGCCCCGGTcaccggcgcagcagaggaagcggtgaaaggaaagaggggccAAAATACGCCAGAGTGTAGGCAGGAAGGAGTCTCTTCCCCCTACCGTCCCTCGCAGGTTTtggctccctcctccctccacccatACACAACGCTCACACCATGTCGCTCTTGGTTTGCATTGGCTAGGGCAGTAAAACGCAgtttcttctttgctctctttggTGTGTGCAGGCGCACATGCGTGCTTCCATTGaaacagagggggggaaaaCAGaacgagaggaaaacaaagaatGACAGGCGGtgcgtcccccctccccctccatagcgaaaagggggggaaaaGCGAGACAGAAAGCGAGGCCATAGCccggggagaaggagggcagGCTGGGACATCAAACACcgaaagagcgagaaagagacaaCACCATCCATCGAACCGACTaccgacacacacgagaagggAAAATCTGGAGAGACAGCTGAGAAAGTGAGTGGCAGAGTGGCAGAGACACatgcacgcatgcacacgcacctacTCGGAACTTCTGGTGATACGACGAGCGACGGATAGAGTGAGACGAGGGCGGAATTAGAaacgagggaaaaaaaacggtTGCACAGTGGAGACGgcaggggggaaggagaggcgtACGTCGTAGAGGGGtgcacgccgccaccgaccGCCAATGCCCTCGCTTGCCCTCTTCTCTAAGACGCGACCAttcgcgcgcgtgcatgcAGGCCTTCGATATGGGTTTCCTTAGATGTCGTTGGTTGCTCGGGCGCGAGCAGCCTTTTTGATCCTGTTACCGTGgccactgcgccgcttcgGGGGTGATCTTCTGCTGGAgggcgccgacgctgcgccATCCGAGCAGGAGTAGCAGTCCGTTGAGGGGGTGTGACGGCGACCGCGACCACCCGATCGGTGGCCACCACGTTCGTCTACCGGTGATGCGTGGCCACGGTTCTCGTGTCGGCGGCGCTCTCTATTGCCCCTgttgcactgctgctggtggtgcttctGTGCCTGCGGTTGGCACTGGTACTCCATCGGCTGAAGGAtcccctgctgcagctgcaatGCAGCTGCCTTACTCCTCTTCGTGTAGCCTCCAAAGAGGCCCGGCTTCGACTTGAGAGCTGGGTTGCCTGCCGTGGTGCCATTCATCGATGCGGCGCCGTACCCACCACTGAGAGGCGTGTTTTTCGGTGGTGTGGGCGGCACCTCAAATCGTAGAGTGGCACTCGCCTTCGGTGCCAGACTGctcggcgtcctcctcgacgaAGGGCGCGACGACGGGGACGCACAACCGCTGATGGCGCTTGCGCCGTTGGTAGgcacgccagcagcagcggttaCGCGCGCGTCTGGCTTGGACTTTTTGTGGAAAAGGCCGCCAAAGAAGCCTTTGCTCTTGCTGAAGGGCACGACAGCGCGGCTAGAGTCAGCGATGGGGCTGTTGATGCTGCTACCCTGGTGCGGAGGAATGTGGGCATCCACGGCGCCGTTACCAGACTGGGGATGCTGGGTGTGCCCCTGCGAGTGAtcgcgacggtgctgccgcgtcgAGTCAGAGCGGCTGATCGTCCCGCGTTGCTGCATCTCAGACGCCACATCGCGCAAAGGGACAGAGGTGCCGCAGAACCCCATGGGTGTGCTGTAGGGTACCCTCGGCGGCATCACGAGCGGCACCATCAGGGCCGCCTCCTGGGCCAACGCTCCGACATTTTCACCTTTAGACGAGTCGACCTCAGCCGGGGCGGATTTATCGCGCCGGAAAAAACTCAGAATGCCGCCCCCACGCTTCTTATTGGGAGCGTTGGCGACGCTGGCATTGTGGTCCGTGGGCAGGGAGGAGGTATTGCCGAGAGCGTGCCCTGACGGCGGTCGTGGTCCCCAGGACGGCGAGGCTGAGCGTGGCGATcggtggccgccgcggcggcctccACGGTCTCTACGacgctggcggcagcaggggcgGTGGTTGCGCGGCGATGCCAAGGCGGGACGCGAGGCAGACACGGAGCCAGAGAGCACGGAGGACGAGTACGACGACGATCCGTGGCTCGAAGAcgcgtcggtgctgccgcctggGCTtgacaaagagagagagtcggcgcggcggtgtcggcggtggaGTCGGTTGCCCTTTGATGGGTTCGAAGGTTGCACTGCGGACGGCGGTaatggcactgctgctgtcgctggtcGCGTGCTCGGGGGAACACTGTAAGCTGACGACGCGGCAGGTGGATTCGTCAGCTGTGGGGGGGTAGCCACCATCCGGGTGCTGCCCACCGTTACAGGCTGGGGCGCTGGTGTAGAGACGGTGGTGACAGGAATGGGCCTCAgagacagcgccgccgttcCCGCTAGTATCgaagcagcgacggcagtgctCTTCGGAGGATTGCCCCTGCGAGGGCTGAATCGATTGCTCGATCGGCGGGGGCACGAGATGTCGGCGAGGTCACCAGCGGGGCGTGGAGAGGCAGACTCGGACCGATCCACGTTGCTGCGGGCCTTGTCGCGGTGCCCGCGACCttcgcggcggtggtggcgatgtcTGTCCATCTTCTTCGTGTTCCCGTCGATTTGCGGGTCTGAAGGCACACGTGGTGAGGAGTCCCGACCcctctcgccgccgccgccgtcaccgcgaCGATGCCAACGTCGTCGCCGGCCGCAACCATCACCATTGCCATCACCATGAGCTACGCTGCCAGCCGCGGTAGGAGCAATGGGTGCACGGTACGTGTTGGGTGCATTTGTACTCTCCAGAAACACCTCCCCAAacgtcgctgttgccgcctGCAACGGTGCGCGAGTTGAACAGCTGTCATCAGCTGGCGGATTACCTGGATGGCGACGTCGCTCACGATGGCCGCCACCACTACCGTACCTTACTGAGGTCGGCAGCTGCGTTGTCGAGGCGGGGGTTTCCGTAGCCTCGTCGTCCCCACGGTGATGTCGACCGCTGCGAGGTCTCTCACGTCCCTTTCTGGGTAGTGAAATCGAGGTGGACAGGCTTTGCGCGCCACATGCAGGATGAGATGCGGtcgcgctgcactgctgagTTACAAGTGCAGGCGAGGCAGCCCTGGGAGCGGTAGCctggtgctgcggcggcggcatttGACATGGCATCACTCCTGAGGCTGGTGGTTGCTGCGATGCATACTGCTCGACCGCTGTGTAGAGTGGGTAGTAGTAGCCGGAAGCGGGTcgaggtgcggcgcagccgaCTGGGTAATCGGCACCCAGACACCCCGCAGAGACCACGTTGGTTGACATCGCGCTCGCGCAAGCTGGAGAGAATGACTGAGCTGGCATGTGGCCCTCAGCGCCCACCCTGACACCGTGATTCGCAACATTACTGTACGCTGCCGGGTGCATGACAGCGCCgtgggtggcgctgttgGCCCACatcatctgctgctgcttggggTTGACTGACCCAGTAGCGCCGTTGGGCCAGTGGTTGAATGAAAACATGAATCCAGTGTGCGGTGATGTTGCGTCTGTCGGTGTGTGCATGCCCGTATCACAGGCGTGGTCCTCTGCGTGGGTCTATGTGAGTGAGTTTTGCCGTAGGCTGGATCCGATCAGTGGGTGGCTGAAGTTgacacagggagagaggagaaacgaGGGAAGCCAGCCAAGTAAGGAAAAATATATACATATATCAGAAACGAAAGTAAAAGTGATGATGAGGATAATGACAAAGCTGAGAGATGAAAAGTGCCTCTGAGTCCCAAATTGGTGActgagaaggaaaagagaaaacgagaaggGCGGCGagcgaaggggggaggggggagtgggaAGGTGGCAAgacgagaaaagaggaaagaaggagcgaagaacagagaagaagagcgcgtATCAGCGAGTGTCCAGatgagaaagaaagagagagagaggggggcgaggagggcaaaGAACGCACCCAGAgtggagggaaaagagggagaagcagccaATGCGCTGAGAAACTGAGtaggtggagggggggggtacagCAAAATAGCTGCGAAAGCAAAGACGAAAGAGTAAAGTAATCGGCGAGCAAGGGGCACTTGCAAAGAGACTTCTCGGCAGAacacaacacacagagacgcggACGGCAACGACAACAACCGCAAACCAACACAGCAGCCGAGACCAGGATAGCAAAATAAGCGAATAAAACGAGCTTCTAAAGAAAGCGGATACCTGTgaagaacaaaaagagaaggagagggaatgggaaaggggggaaaagggtggggggagggagggaagtaGGGAAGACGAGGTCCACAGGAAAATGCAAAGAGAGGAACACGTAGGTGCTACAACAC from Leishmania panamensis strain MHOM/PA/94/PSC-1 chromosome 32 sequence includes these protein-coding regions:
- a CDS encoding hypothetical protein (TriTrypDB/GeneDB-style sysID: LpmP.32.2620); the protein is MKEKHDKYEQLLAKVDWHAPHPPKGYQYGAGRGAKGFVTTAELTTGVNTMTKMTPDESDFFAAMERLEERTRKLRRADDGAAASLAGGRHTSGVPSSSADGSAPAKVKLSLEDLATLEAVSSASAAESTTTAGSQSATSGPPPSGLLTTANLLPSASAPGTSIPLVVRSARAEEGEAAEEHVFAEERVLTAYDVLKGKASAVQAGLHSVLAMGSTEEQTTWITHARAYREMGMTRRAYQTLVDGCAVTGRKGKRIWEERLRYLAKDNHTGRRRLLEEATTACPTEEELWTQLLGCVPPLEQVPCLQRAVLACPSSEDLWLRLVHYVPSSQDQRALLQKALQYTPTLPLLWARLARLETYQMGKEMFQAAAARYPSLALVIEAAKYVEWHMLAHYWARRFSTTSTASQPAEGRGFHILEAVEGDAGSAASTAAMHEVMQRVDTEVRDLVRTAQRNYLNMSEAASRHAWLSLALSLLYKCSVEGHDETEASNADGATSAASHPAGRAPNVHLYTAAHMFLCIVDPNDKKGATNAIPATWLEDLVALLPADAASRHSVQCVLCYLWLRLQHQQLESMGGCSRVAETLAVVDSSAVAPAARSTATMMPRHILPVFASAVLSASTAVLQDDLPALLRRDSEGSTGAEEGASLSSTVRQPVVASPVLAAPSEGRRVTEEEEEEELGKPPATPTTFSTACPPVKAKRSDVTSALPQPPPLVLMLASLLGIITHIAASAAGTLAGASLSPQGSNVQLNAAPSVPADTSARPQLCGALVLLVVEVPLAVSDALYRSGCPATALSFINRLLHTISSTAAGQIADALRLYVARAKMLAAVGDTAEADACLVSAINVAKGAATTTPQHQQCEEEVWVKLAVLRRSQGQSIDALLVDALRQCPRSPRLWLIRLEERRRAIQQRQDVLAPISTAVSVVSLLRQDESLASDIRELRALCNVALSPAHCRTVAAVWIFVAARVEAELLQNVSAARALLTDALSACAPDLQNTHSHVFARGVSAQELERQASAVARIGVTQVMLDVQYGTPGQALEVVQEVLQKLPKTREGTFAMAQDDAVGELLGLFISLEPPVSRGRAAAQVMRQWKSREPLALCAVAQLYYAAGQYARALDQAKKAVRLSEGRCGDAVGLLWRMAEAPVMQPLVREAIAGKTGEDSDRGSESGKRSEALADAASVDELTVEAIQQWVFSIVNSSGGTGIGGSTISGTDCAPAVAASSSATPLVVVPNSGPIWIAVAKAEDPGNVTLLGYRRPVAEMLRDVANRIALKGPESASAVTRT
- a CDS encoding hypothetical protein (TriTrypDB/GeneDB-style sysID: LpmP.32.2630), whose amino-acid sequence is MAGTPSPSFVRTATRTLQHDILTCTHWNPATNKLQCAIRDAAYLVIDLPRFITYSHSNYGAMRRYIRQSRINKGKINPEDFKDVDTNVLRESLIKYAQAKGPLQKIDFRWFYWMYAVMIIYTGWQGMRLQSLLDARVDRMGASLEQRRDMYNDDYLEEVRPR
- a CDS encoding hypothetical protein (TriTrypDB/GeneDB-style sysID: LpmP.32.2640), producing MAHATHSPRYSGNNVIVGPPQLSAADSEGARLVRFSLLYKLRHRAYSITARNSISSERAQSWPSPPHAAEQYGHCTAYGNDTSHGETGEAAGLGYMTPPQRGSRPTSTELFVRHSPSSVALSPLPSTNAAVPLLSTMDKRELSKVVVRDAVFGRLLDLVPSRQHIQTAIWTLSSNVIQIDGAVAVRAMPRDGCNGHPFSDASHLVASRGGSSAYADVEGLCDVVRERVGELVVDAQFFACLLQPYLGDIGCQGDVIQASVDVVG